CGAGAGGGCCCGCATAAAAACCGCATCCCGCCATGGCCGTATCCCCCACCCTGCCCAGAAGCATGGGTGAGGCGCCGCCCGTGGAGCTTGCAACTGCAAAAAGACCGCTTCGGTCCATGGCGACTGCGCCTACCGTATCGGTAAAGATCGCCTCTTCCGCGGTAGTGGCGTCGAAATTCCAGAGGAGTCTCACATCCTGACCCGCCCAATGAGGATATTCCCGTTCAAGCCCCTTTGACGCAATGATCCTTTTCATCCTCTCATAGCGGTTTTTCACATGGGCAGGCAGATGATCCAGGGAGGGAAGCCCTCTCGATCGTGCGAAAGAGGTCGCCCCCACGCCCGCCAGCGCCACATGAGGCGTGGCGGAGACCGCGCGGGCGGCGAGCACGGGATTTCGTATCTCTCTTATTGCGATGACGATGCCCATGGCGCCGGAGGAATCCATTATCGCCGCGTCCATTTCACGGGTTTTGCCGTCCAGACGGAGGATGGCCCCTGTTCCCGCGTTGAACCTGCCGTCATCCTCGAGGAGGCGCACTGATTCACAGACGGCATCGAGGGCGCTGCCGCCTTTCCCGAGGAGACTGAGTCCCTTACGGGCCGCGCCCTC
This region of Syntrophorhabdaceae bacterium genomic DNA includes:
- a CDS encoding isoaspartyl peptidase/L-asparaginase, with protein sequence MKYGIAVHGGAGAPEELKDGCEGAARKGLSLLGKGGSALDAVCESVRLLEDDGRFNAGTGAILRLDGKTREMDAAIMDSSGAMGIVIAIREIRNPVLAARAVSATPHVALAGVGATSFARSRGLPSLDHLPAHVKNRYERMKRIIASKGLEREYPHWAGQDVRLLWNFDATTAEEAIFTDTVGAVAMDRSGLFAVASSTGGASPMLLGRVGDTAMAGCGFYAGPLGAIAVTGLGEEIIRRITAKTVYDRLSRGETADEACAKGVAMFPDHVAVGVIVISGSSLATAANRPFPAFTLSADV